One window from the genome of Amycolatopsis sp. NBC_01480 encodes:
- a CDS encoding lysophospholipid acyltransferase family protein: MFALQQDDPPAPRRAPAIWRTMLNIDRGLVNMVGKLTVSGSIPPALRGRPLLMAANHIGVFDAFVLMAACKRIGINPRFMLAGGILDAPLIGPALRVSGHLRVDRQVAATAVGQFAEAVEQLRTTREPIIVYPEGRISHDPGLWPERGKTGAARLALAADVPVIPISQWGAHEAVYWGTETVNGPADLVPLARSGLSAPLRRPRFKVHFGDPVDLSGVEPERPGAGVRAHAKIMQAITDGLVPLRRDEPVRPRFTDPTRPTDTVSPWKPGQAKPSR, encoded by the coding sequence ATGTTCGCGCTGCAGCAGGACGATCCCCCGGCTCCGCGCCGCGCCCCGGCGATCTGGCGGACGATGCTGAACATCGACCGCGGCCTGGTCAACATGGTCGGCAAGCTGACCGTGTCCGGCTCGATCCCGCCCGCGCTGCGCGGCCGCCCGCTGCTGATGGCGGCGAACCACATCGGCGTGTTCGACGCGTTCGTGCTGATGGCCGCGTGCAAGCGGATCGGCATCAACCCGCGGTTCATGCTGGCCGGCGGCATCCTCGACGCGCCGCTGATCGGCCCGGCGCTGCGCGTCAGCGGGCACCTGCGGGTGGACCGCCAGGTGGCGGCGACCGCGGTCGGGCAGTTCGCCGAGGCCGTGGAGCAGCTCCGCACCACCCGCGAGCCGATCATCGTCTACCCCGAGGGCCGGATCAGCCACGATCCCGGCCTGTGGCCGGAGCGCGGCAAGACCGGCGCGGCGCGGCTGGCGCTGGCCGCGGACGTGCCGGTGATCCCGATCAGCCAGTGGGGCGCGCACGAGGCCGTGTATTGGGGCACCGAGACCGTGAACGGACCGGCCGACCTGGTGCCGCTGGCCCGTTCCGGGCTGAGTGCGCCGTTGCGGCGGCCGCGGTTCAAGGTGCACTTCGGCGATCCCGTCGACCTGTCCGGGGTCGAGCCGGAACGGCCGGGCGCCGGCGTGCGCGCGCACGCCAAGATCATGCAGGCCATCACCGACGGACTGGTGCCGCTGCGCCGCGACGAGCCCGTGCGGCCGCGGTTCACCGACCCGACCCGGCCGACGGACACCGTCAGCCCGTGGAAGCCGGGGCAGGCCAAGCCGTCGCGGTGA